TTAAGCAGCCAACTCCGAAAATAAGAACAGTAATAATCAACAGAAAACCACACGCTGCCTTTTCCgagaccaaaaagaaaaacccacgAATGTTGAACCCTTTAATccgtaattaaaaataaaaatacacagtATTGAAGAGGGAAAGAGAGAGTTACTGAGCAAAGACAGCAAGGAGATCGCCTTCAGTGAGATCGAAAGGAATGCCACCCACAAAGACATAAGCAGAGTCTTTGTACTTAGCATGCCATGATGCTTCCTCTGAAATCCCTAACGCAGCTTCTTTTGAGTTTATGTTTTGGATTCGTTTCACCAGCGTCAATGGATTCATAGCTACCACCCCCTCTCCTTCTCTAAAGTCTAaacctctcttttctctcctccCTTTCTCCTTCTCCCTGTCCCCGATTTGTCTTCGATTCTTTTCACCAACGTTAATGGGCCGGTAAGTGATTTCGTCTTTTTGACACGGTTTAACTGGACCGACTTGCCTAGCCCGCCCGCGTGGTTCCAAAGTTCCAATACaagggttttttgtttttttttttttttttcctgaataaCAACCAATAAAAGAGATTATTAGGGTACTTGCTCGTATAAAATTGGGTTTTTTAGGTAATTATGGTGTTTAATCTCCCTTTTATGATGTGAAAAGGGAAATAATCAAAgaatattgatgatttattaGAAAGTAGATGAATGGGAGAGGCTGATTATtgtaaccaaaataaaaatgaagaaaggcaAAGTATATTTTcctaataattcataaaattttcaacttcgatcacaaactttaaaaaaacattatctcaCAAATCTCTTGAAGTTACTAGAaatttacatggttattaactttaagacttgtgagattagtcaaggtacatGCAAGCTGGTTCAAAcacctacattaataaaaaaaaacattatttcaaacttctaattttttatcaatattatacCAGGTTTCATAtcaattattctttatttttaacttttaattgtttattcatTTCAAGATTCATGGATATAGAAAACATGAAGAATGGGTGATATAAAACCATCAACattattaatctattttttttctccaaaaaaaaatatgcaagtgTTGCAAACATGCTTTTCAGTGCATAGAAAAACTTTAATCACATGATAAAAAGTTAATACAAGTCTTTAATATATactaaatcaagaattatatttaTCCATAAATGTCAAGAAAGCTTTGACGAACCGAGGATTGAGCCGAGAAGCTGgagctcttaattttttttaattacacaacaatgaaattgttcctgtttttaagaaaactaatgGTCCAAACTCGGTTGataacaaaacaattttaagaTGTAATTcatccttttataaaaaaaataaaaataaaaaaagacatcataTTACCTGCAACGGAAAATGACGCATCGCCTGCTAGTATGATGGTCGATCATCCTGGGCGCCCGAAATGGAAGGCTCTGGTCCTTATGACCCAAAGAACCCATTTTGCAACCAAATGGTCACCTAAAAATTACTGTTGAAAACCATCTAGATAATGATCTAGTGATAAGAGCCtgggactaagaggtttgctccctctgtagtctcaggttcgagtcatgtggttgctcatatgatggccactagaggcttacatggtcgttaacttcagggcccgtgggattagtcccggacacccacgttaaactaaaaaaaaaaattactgttgaAACTTCAATAAACTTGTTGATAACCTCATCTAAGACTCTAAACTCCTCAAAAATGAAAATTCCAACATTGATAGATATAACTCAGTTGATCATATTCTAGGTTTGATCTTTAAAAATTACccgttcgagtctcacaaacttcagagttactagaggcttacatggtcgttatcTTTAGAGCCCGTGGGATTAATCAAGATGCACATAAGTTGACCCGAACACcgacattaataaaaaaaaaatcataataaacttCTTTTTACCGAGATTAAaggctaaaaatattttagaataatataaataatattttaatttctctggtaatagcttaagttgaaatagttttttaatataatattagagtTTTATTAACTAAGTAAAtatgagtttgaattttataatttttattttatttaataaaattaaatataatataatataataatgggTTTGTAGGTATGCAagattctaaaaaatttaaattgtatattaaaatatattataaaatatatcacTTGACTTCACTTGAATACTTAAAATTTTAGGCTGGAATGGttgtctaataaaaaatataacgaaGCCCCTCGTGCTACAATTCACCGTGTTTTCTGCTCAAACTTGTgcgtgattattattattattatttatggtgAGGTATATTTTCGAACCGGGTGTAcatcaattaatattatatgACTTTATGAACAAACCCATTATTagttttgtcttaaaaaaaaaaaaggagtaatgTTTATTTAACGTTAATTTCGAAAATCGAACTCAAGAAGTTAAGAAAAGGATTAAACCTTTTCCACCACCAAACCTGTCTCCGGATGTTCTCGTATTTGTGACAAATACACTTTgagcataataaaaaaagaaaagaaaaaaagtcaatacGCTGTGTTTTAataattctcattttctttcgTGAAGTTATTAGATGTATACATGAGATAAGAGTACGACATTATTTTTTGTACAGGGAATCGCAGTATAACTTGaagtttatgatattttaaattgtctTGAAtccgtgattttttttttaacatttaatattttaattaaatatgaatattcaaaattctttataacaagtaataaataagatataaacatagttaaattttatttgaatatatatatatataaaaaaaaaaactagggttATTACAATGACGGTGAGTTTTTTCtgtaaacatatttaaaaaaaacaaagaattgattttttccctgattgattttagttttttttaatgattgttgAGTGTTTTAATGCTAATTGGTggtttataaagatttttaCGGTGTTTTGTAAATgggttgaaaataataaatttttgtttgactcttttatatatatatatatatatatatatatatatatatatatatatatatatatatatgtgtgtgtgtgtgtgtttgtgtaaaGTATCTACagtttttccatttaaaatagCATATACACAACCCATGTTAATACAATACACACggaaacatgttatttttatatttaatgtgtgtgtgtattatttttaatctatattcaatattataaatatctaaaatccGGACGAGTTGGGtataaatatccaaaaaaaacctaactaattaataagatataaatatttgacTTTCATATGGATGTAGTACCCATCCCTATTTTTGTCATGACTCACCACCCTCCTAGGACAAGCTCATGTTTGTCCCACGGGGTCAGACTTGTACGGGCATTCCTTTTAAACTATCCAAACTCCTTttctaaattttgaaaatatctttccctctttttttatgctggattttttcatgtattttatttatgaaataaaataaaactaataaaataattgatcgttttttaaaattaacaaaacaaacacttaTTTACGAAAGtggtttttaataaattaataaactagttaatttttaattgaaaataaataattatttattgatgGAAACTAccaagttaaattaaataaataatcaaataaaaatatagcaaGTAATTATCTTgtataggaaaaaataaatagcatgaCTTGAGATGGTTTATTTTAAACAtgaattaacacattaaaaaataatcagttattattttatttacacgATGAAATAAACagtataatataaaatgatttagttttgtaacgttaataattatttttatttattacttcatgTTGAAATAATAAACTATTTACTTATATGGTTAGAACAATCCACAAAGAAttacattattatttatatatttatacatgGGACATTAAaaggatattatttttttttcatttataaacaatactaaataaaattagaaaagtaaatcaataaaaaagtataaaatataaatattttatttataaaaaaataaaaactaaataatatgacataaacatgtaaaatgtttttttttgtaattgaagtTAATTATTCATATTTACTTCACGTTAAAATGGTTTTCTTTGACAACATCAATCGGTGCCTTAAATATATGAATTTGGCGTTGTAAATATGATCCAATTACCAAGTTACAGGAAATAGGACCGGATTGCACAGagtgaacaaaatatatagctagCTTCAAattcacaataatttttattttgatttataaattcattttatttattttctggttTTTGAGTTAGAAATATGAGATAAAAAGTAATCAgaaacagtaaaataaaaataaaatagattgttATCATTGCAACGACAACCAAAATGGTTAAACTTGGTATTAAAgagttgattaatttttttgagatattaaaatattaacttggagataaaataagttaaattaaattaaagatatagaattaaatgacaaataatgaaattagaataaaaaaaattacaacaataattgctagaaaaaagaaaaggcagggACAAAATGAAATAACCAAGCAATACAGGGTCAATATGTAAATATGAATATAGTACACTATATACCTCATTTCATTTCTCTCTAAAATCAGTAGCAgaagagagggggggggggggtttctCGATTTCATTTACTAAAATTGAGTGGAAATACTTCAAATTGAAAGGGTTTGAGTAACATTTAGACTAAATATCGAAAGAAATAACATCAAGGCAAGAATCTAAATAGAACAAGTGAAAAAAGTTTAGAGATTTAGAGATAAAAGGGATTTGgccatgaaaaagaaagaaggagcATAAAGAAAAATTGACTAGTTGAAAACCGAAACTCACTTTATCACCATGTAAATGTTTTAGACTCAATTGTGTGAGTTtatgattaataattaatgtcTAAATTGTAAATTATAGGTTAAGGTTCCTgagaaaatttatgaaaatgagatttttgttttatttaatgtaattagaatgaaaataaacaaaaacaacttagAGTAATgaacaaatagagaaaaaaaatcatattgttatGGAAGGTGGCGATGCTAGCCATGCAGGAGAAAAATTGGAAAGAAACGTGAATGTCGTTTGTATGTACTTATTATAGCATATGTTGAAATGTGGAGAGTGAGttgaaaagaaatagaatttttgtgtttaatttgtaataaGTCAATAACTTggtattgaaaaatttaaaaaaactctgcCAGatttttgataggaaaaaaaagtttttgtaccttcaatgataatataaatatgtatacatggaatattatataaataaatcaggGTTGTTACAATGACAACAAATTTTCTCTGtgaacatatttaaaaaagacgATGAATTCCATTTTGATATTTTCGCctattgattttagtttttctggTGATTTTAGAGTGTTTTAATGCTAGTCGGTGatttataacaatttttataatgtttggtAAATGggttggaaaaaataaatttttagccCAAAAAATACCACCCATGATTTTTGTAGTTGAGCTAGGTAGTTGTAGATGACATGTTGGTTGCCGCCACCCCCctagtatatttgtttttaatttaatacaaaCCTTATGCTTcacgtttttttcttttttacattttccATCAATTGATTCACTAACGCCGTTAAAAATTGATACTTATCGCACACtcataacatgatttttttcactaatgTATGTTTTGGtccctacatttttttttaaatctattttgatccctatatatttctatataaataaatccttgattaaaagttttttgttcatcatattttatactcatatatattttagtcccgggatgactttttttaaataattatttacatattaaattacaaactcaaacaataattaaaatggaTCGATGAATAAAGTAAGAGtttattagattaaaataaggatatttatttaaattaataaaaataaaataagttaagaAAAATTCTCATATCATATATGCATTATGCAGTATGAGAATTTCTtccattcttaatttttatatttttaggttttaaacaagaaaatgaattaaaagaaaaaaaaggaaagaaaagaaaattttggcaATGTATAGATGATAGgggaaacaaatattttttaaaatggaacACCTATTTAAATTGCCCGATTCTTACTTTACTCACCAACCTGATTATTTACTCACCAACCTGTTTAAATAATCGACTAATTTTACTGAGTTTATATCTTACATGTAGggacttaaaaaatcaattcaaggaCTGAATTGTATAAGACTTTAAAACATGATGACCAAAAAACTTGGAATTAAAGACTTATTTGCAAGAAAAGTATAATAtaggaattaaaataaaatattaaaaaaaataaaaacaaaataaacaccgacaaaaaaaatccatgctATGAGCACAAATCGTGtcaatttttaacataaaaccaTCTAGTAGTTCAGAGTTCGAAATGCAAGAATCTAGTTCATGGtagtctgtttatttttgtgttttaaaagcgttttaaaaaaattaaaattttttatttttttatttacttcaaattaatatgtttttattgtttttaaattattctaatgtactgatgtcaaaaataatttttaaaaaataaaaaaaatatcattagcatatgttttaatataaaaaattatttaaaatacaacagcaactacactaaaaaaaatatctctgcATAAAATACACCacgtataaaaaaaatgttgtaaaaataacaagattctaaaatataaggttgatattaaataaaaatataaatattaaaataaagagtATAAAACTGTCTAAAATCATCACCCCTCTGGTCATCTATTGTTTTCCTAAAACGCGCGCATTTGGTGTTTCACCATCATCTctctaaaaaaagataaaaaagaaaactcttGGTTGGCCCAGGTAATCATTCCTGACTCAACTAAGCAATCAACGgcttaaaaaatcacaaatggGCCCATGAACGCACTAATCCAACCGTCCATGATTGAAATCAAAGGAGCGGGAACGGCATGAGGCACCGCCTTGTCCTTTTCATCTTTTACATTCCATCAGACACAGAGTGGGCCCCTCAATTAGCTGGACGATAAAGCCAAACTTGCCTACCCTTCTCCATCTTCCCCTCTCTTTCACTTCCTCCCTTACATCTTCAACAATCTTTAGTTTGTTTTTACTCTTCCTCACCAATCACTCAcactttaaaagttaaaaataaataaaacctgcCGAAATTCATCAAATCTGGTGAGGCTTTTACTATGGCAGTTAGATTTGATTGATGAcgaacattttttattatttttttcttacctcTTTTTTTGCCTTTGGATGGCAGAAAATCAGAGAAGAGAATGAGCAGCAATGTCAAAGCAGATTGACTCTGTATTCGATGGCGCAGGAGCCAAACCGTATCCTTTTTTGTGCTTGTTTTCGTACTGGATTTTGTCTCTGAAATAGACGCGGTTAATTAATGTAATGTTTTTTGAGGTTGTtaattgcttcttcttcttccttaacgCCACCCGTCCTGTGTTTAGTGGCTTGGAAATATGGTGTGTGGAGAAGCAGCTCCGGTTGGTTCCAGTTCCAAAATCTCTGCACGGCAAGTTTTATTCTGGGAATTCATATGTAGTTTTGAGTGTAAGTTGTTGCTTCTCACATTTCACTGTTAATATAgaaattccaatttttttttttggataatattgAGCTTCGTTTCTTGTTTGTGCTGTGCGACAGACGGTTTTGCCAAGAAGCGGCCCTCCTCAGCACGACATACATTACTGGTTGGGAAAAGATGCAAatgaggtcttttttttttaatcttgccTTCTTATCTTAGTTACTTGGGATTTAGTCGACCTGCATTGATATGGGAACCACTAAATTTCGAATTGCCAGCTTAGATTATAAAGATCAAATGAATTATGTGAAATATATGCAACCGAATGAATGCATCAAACAAAGCAATCAATTGAGCACAAGATCTTTAAACGAAGAAACTTTCCGAGTCAAAACTTTTTGTTGACTCAATTTATTGTTGTTACCATACTGTGGCATTTGATCTAGGAGATTGATGAAAAATTGTTGAGTTAGTTGACTGCAGGCCTCGTCCATCTTAAATTAATCATAGACACTTGTCTTCCTATCTTCTCTGACTGTAATGGTTTGTAGAGCGCAAAATTTTACATTTGATAGCTTGGATCAGTCCAACATGTTCTAAGGTTGCTTAATGGTATTTGCAGGTGGAATCGACCCTAGCATCAGACAAAGCACTAGAATTAGATTCAGCTCTAGGGTCTTGTACTGTACAGTATAGGGAAGTTCAGGGCCAAGAAACAGAGAAGTTCTTGTCATACTTTAAGCCATGTGTTATACCCATTGAAGGAGTGTTTTCTTCAGATTCTGGACAGTTAAATGGTGAATCATACAAAATTAGCTTGTTAACATGCAAAGGGGAGCATGTTGTTTCTGTGAAAGAAGTAAGTCACGAACAACTCTATAAACTTCTATGGAAACTGAATTAGTCATCTATGACTTGAGAGATGCTGAAGATTTGTCACTCATTTACTGTTAAAACCCTCAGTTATTTCAGATAGGTGCATATAGCTATTTTTGATGCCATTGCATGGATTCTTCTAGATGGAGCCTGAAATTAATACTTATAAAAGTGTAGCTAACATAATTTTAGTCAGCATTTGTTTACACACTTCCCTCTTTGTTGGTTAATTTAGACCAACTTTTACAAGTAGAATGATTAtcgatattgatttttttttaagatttatttatcaataaatatGCACCTGCATATGTCCTAGTCCTGTTTGGATTTTGGTGAATATGGTTTTAAAGGTGAGCATTCCGAGCAGGTGCCTTTTTCTCGGTCATCCTTGAACCACAATGATGTATTCATACTTGACACTGCATCCAAAATTTTCCTCTTTAGTGGGTGCAACTCTAGCACTCAAGAAAGGGCTAAAGCTTTGGAGGTTGTTCAGTACATCAAGGAGAACAAGCATGGTGGAACCTGTGAAGTGGCCACTGTAGGTCAGACTCCTTTCCcccccctttctctctctatctaaagaaaaaaagaatctgCGATTAATTATTCTGGTGCTGCAGAGGATGGGAAACTTGTTGGCGATCCTGAAGTTGGTGAGTTCTGGAGTTTTTTTGGAGGATATGCTCCTATTCCTAGGGATTCACCTTGTGTTGAGAAACAATCTGATTCTCCATTCTCACAATTGTTCTGGTgagttttttcttcatctaCAGGCATTCTCTGCTGTTTTGGACACATGGTCACTCCTGCATATTGCCAAGTCCAAGGTTGCCATTCAAAAGCTCGGCTAGTTTGCCTAGGATTAGGATTGGTAACATTCAACTATTGAAGTCATCTTGTATTTGGCCACCAAAAGGATACTGTATTGTGTTCttacaaatacaaataattatgcTTTGCCCTTAGCCTGCCTAATTTCATAGATGATTcactttttttggattttggatGTAGTTGTGTGTGCATGTCTACCAGTATGTGCCTGCATGCTTTGTATGTGGTTACTGTTTCCCCAAAATTTTCCTTTCATTGAAATAACACCTCTTGCTTCTTTTTCTGAAAATACTTAAGATTCCTTATTAACAGGATAACAGCACAGGCTAAGCTGTGTCCGTGTGAAGGTAGTTCGTTGAACAAAGAAATGCTAGAGACAAACAAGTGCTATATGCTTGACTGTGGTGCTGAGATTTTTGTATGGATGGGAAGAAATACCTCAATTACAGAAAGGAAGAAATCAATTTCAGTTACTGAGGTAAAAAAATGACCACcctttcaaattttcttctcgTGCTAGCCCATAGGGATTCTTACGAGCATTATTCTTACCTTTTTTACTGGCTACTCCTTTGCAGGATCTACTGAGAAATCAGGGAAGGTCAATGGCAACCCATTTAACTTTTCTAACTGAAGGATTAGAGACTTCCATATTTAGGTCGTATTTTAAGAATTGGCCTCAAGTGGTGGAGCCAAAGTTGTATGAAGAAGGTCGTGGAAAAGTAGCAGGTTTGTTACCTGTGCAGTTAAATTATAGGAAATATTAGAAAGGGCGATAGCAGAATGGGTGGTTTTACTAATTTAGTTGCTTTAATGCTAACTATTTagttcacctttttttttttccagcaatatTTAAGCAACAGGGCTATGATGTGAAGGAACTGCCTGATGAAGAAGACTGCCAGCCATATATAAATTGCCGAGGAAAACTGAAGGTagtttgtcaatttttttttttgagttttgatcaCAGCCAAATATTATCCTAGGTTCCTGTTTGATGCAATGTTAATAATTCAGGTTTGGCGGATAAATGGTGAACAGCCGACCCTTATTCCTGATCCAGAGCAGACAAAGCTCTTCAGTGGAGATTGCTACATTGTTCAGTATACATATCCTGGCAATGGGAGGGATGAACATTTGTTTTATGCATGGCTTGGTCGTGACAGTGTTCTGGTAAGTGTAGAAAATTATGATAGACTTCAAAGACAGGGATCAACCATAGGAATAATATTTTGACTGGTATCTGCACATGTTACCAAAACTGCTCACACATGATAGTGGAACTTGGGGCAAGATTTAGGTGGAAATTCTTTTGTTCTTATAAGATCATGTATGATTTGCtatatatttgtatattttgaaataaaaaagcttttatattttcttcacTGGGAATTCTAAAAGTTTTGACTGGTGGGTTGTGAGGTCTTAAGGGTAGAGGGGAAAAAGATGAGAGGAAAAGAAtcagtgtttttgtttttcatttgaaataatctttcttcaaattaaaattttaaaaaaggaaaatgaaaactgttgttttcttttcattgcaCATTGTTTCTACTTGAGTTACAAACAAGTCATATTTGCctggaaacacaaaaacatttgGTATTGCTTGCTGTCCTTCTGAAACAGTTAAtggttttcctttttctttgaactttctaatttaatgttataaaatcaatataaagtGAAAAGACCCCCTTAAAAACTTATAATCATGGTGTCTATCTGATGCGCTAACAATCCTTCACTGCTTGCAGGATGATAGAGCAGATGCTATCTCCCACATGAATGCTATAGCAGACTCAAGCAAAAGGGATCCAGTCCtggtttgttcttttttctcgcATTTATATGCATTATATTGGAAACCTTGCATCCAGTTATTCAAGAAACTGATTTACTACTGACTGAACTAATATTCTGTATTTAGGTTCAAGTTATTCAAGACAAGGAGCCACttctatttttctcaatttttcagACAGTAATTATATTCA
This region of Populus trichocarpa isolate Nisqually-1 chromosome 9, P.trichocarpa_v4.1, whole genome shotgun sequence genomic DNA includes:
- the LOC7468566 gene encoding villin-1 isoform X2, producing MSKQIDSVFDGAGAKPGLEIWCVEKQLRLVPVPKSLHGKFYSGNSYVVLSTVLPRSGPPQHDIHYWLGKDANEVESTLASDKALELDSALGSCTVQYREVQGQETEKFLSYFKPCVIPIEGVFSSDSGQLNGESYKISLLTCKGEHVVSVKEVPFSRSSLNHNDVFILDTASKIFLFSGCNSSTQERAKALEVVQYIKENKHGGTCEVATVEDGKLVGDPEVGEFWSFFGGYAPIPRDSPCVEKQSDSPFSQLFWITAQAKLCPCEGSSLNKEMLETNKCYMLDCGAEIFVWMGRNTSITERKKSISVTEDLLRNQGRSMATHLTFLTEGLETSIFRSYFKNWPQVVEPKLYEEGRGKVAAIFKQQGYDVKELPDEEDCQPYINCRGKLKVWRINGEQPTLIPDPEQTKLFSGDCYIVQYTYPGNGRDEHLFYAWLGRDSVLDDRADAISHMNAIADSSKRDPVLVQVIQDKEPLLFFSIFQTVIIFKGGLSKRYKNLIAEKGILDETYDEQKTALFRVQGISPENMQAIQVDQVSNSLNSSYCYILQTGTSIFTWIGNLSSTVDHALLDRMLELINPTWQPISVREGSEPDIFWNALGGKTEYPRQKELKQHVEDPHLFTLTCADGDFKVKEIYNFAQDDLTTEDVLILDCHEEIHVWIGSHSNVKSKQQAILLGMKFLQTDPLVEGLSSETPIYVITEGREPLFFTRFFEWDSSKANMHGNSFERRLAILKGKKQNLEVHTSKSWKASSKETTPDGLRSKSVSSNGRNSTSPVSSASVTHFNSSTNCQISTPAPTARKLFPGSPFHDSAGSPKAEAESPSQAAVLSQVDGNDASENSVIYPYERLKVNSSDPVTDIDVTKREGYLCDEEFQEKFGMRKKAFYELPKWRQNKLKISLHLF
- the LOC7468566 gene encoding villin-1 isoform X1, which gives rise to MSKQIDSVFDGAGAKPGLEIWCVEKQLRLVPVPKSLHGKFYSGNSYVVLSTVLPRSGPPQHDIHYWLGKDANEVESTLASDKALELDSALGSCTVQYREVQGQETEKFLSYFKPCVIPIEGVFSSDSGQLNGESYKISLLTCKGEHVVSVKEVPFSRSSLNHNDVFILDTASKIFLFSGCNSSTQERAKALEVVQYIKENKHGGTCEVATVEDGKLVGDPEVGEFWSFFGGYAPIPRDSPCVEKQSDSPFSQLFWITAQAKLCPCEGSSLNKEMLETNKCYMLDCGAEIFVWMGRNTSITERKKSISVTEDLLRNQGRSMATHLTFLTEGLETSIFRSYFKNWPQVVEPKLYEEGRGKVAAIFKQQGYDVKELPDEEDCQPYINCRGKLKVWRINGEQPTLIPDPEQTKLFSGDCYIVQYTYPGNGRDEHLFYAWLGRDSVLDDRADAISHMNAIADSSKRDPVLVQVIQDKEPLLFFSIFQTVIIFKGGLSKRYKNLIAEKGILDETYDEQKTALFRVQGISPENMQAIQVDQVSNSLNSSYCYILQTGTSIFTWIGNLSSTVDHALLDRMLELINPTWQPISVREGSEPDIFWNALGGKTEYPRQKELKQHVEDPHLFTLTCADGMQNTLSNFIHSRDDVLCLGSELLQVLIAVKFFLMVGFGSYAAWLNFVAGDFKVKEIYNFAQDDLTTEDVLILDCHEEIHVWIGSHSNVKSKQQAILLGMKFLQTDPLVEGLSSETPIYVITEGREPLFFTRFFEWDSSKANMHGNSFERRLAILKGKKQNLEVHTSKSWKASSKETTPDGLRSKSVSSNGRNSTSPVSSASVTHFNSSTNCQISTPAPTARKLFPGSPFHDSAGSPKAEAESPSQAAVLSQVDGNDASENSVIYPYERLKVNSSDPVTDIDVTKREGYLCDEEFQEKFGMRKKAFYELPKWRQNKLKISLHLF